Part of the Lates calcarifer isolate ASB-BC8 linkage group LG6, TLL_Latcal_v3, whole genome shotgun sequence genome, CAAAACCAGTGAGATTTTACCAACTGAAACTCTAAAGTATTCATATTTTATGTATCTTGCAAGAAGATAAGATGAAGATGATGTATTAGTGACTATATAAGTCTCCACCCGACCCTTTTAGTCCtccaaccacacacacctgccaaGAGAGCCCCAAGCTAATGGAGTAAAGATGTCTTTTCCAACAtgtctctcctccactctcacCCCGGGCCCTGATGCCATTCCTCTGTGTGCACCTGGGTGTGTCGAGACCCGATCACCTTACAGGGGTGGCACTGTTACCTGTCCGACAGGCTGAGCTGCTCCACGCCAATCTACCTGCAAGTGCACCTTCTAAGATTCAGGTAATTGGAGGAGGGttgaggaggaggtgcagaggaggtggagctCACTGGGACCTCCTCCACCGTTGGAGGCAGATAAAAAGCCATCACGGACAGGGAGAAGATACTTTGAGGGACTTGACTCTCCTCTTAGTGTGCTCCACTGCTCTGccaattctctctctctctgttctcctttttctctgGGAATCCTTCCCTTTCAGAAGAAACAAAACCAGCCATGAGTACCATGACAATGAGATCTTCGAAAACCTCCTTTAGCTCtagtggaggtggtggtggttttaGTGGAAGCCGTGTATCagttggaggtggaggaggaacaaTAAGACAGGGATCATTTACCTCAAGATCTTCTGCTCCCTCTTTTGGCAGGACTGCAATTTCAACAGCCAGCTCTTCCATGAGGTCAGGCATTGGTGGTAGTGCTTATGGCAGTGGTTTAGGTTATGGTTTTGGTAGTGGTACCAGCGGCGGTTTTGGTGGTggttttggtggtggtggtgccgGTGGCGCTTTTGGTGGTGGTGCCGGTGGCGCTTTTGGTGGTGGTGCCGGTGGCGCTTTTGGTGGTATGGGTGGTGTTATTCCTACGATCACAAACGTCCAAGTCAACCAGAGCCTGCTGGCCCCCCTGAACCTTGAGATCGACCCCACCATCCAGACTGTCCGTACCCAAGAGAAAGAGCAGATCAAGACACTAAACAACCGCTTCGCCAGCTTCATCGACAAGGTGAGTGTCCCTTTTCACCTTATGTCCTAAGCCTATGTCCCACACCATGTCAAAAGAATGTggaaaactgattttaaattgaCCCTGACATATCACATACTTAAAattcattatgtttttatgttttagctGTGAAATCATGTGGTTGAATAATAGAGATTGATATGAATGAActgaggaaaatgaaatattagCAGTGGGGGCACTGCACACAGTAGAGTTAATTGGTTTGTGCAAGTGTGTATAGCAGCAACATGCTGTCTCTAGAGGCCCACCTGGGCTCATTAAATATTACACAGCAACTGATCCAAACCTGAATAATGTGCACAGAGCCTGGCTACAGCTAACTCTGAAAACTAATACTGCCAtgcacaataataatagtaaaaataTGATTCAGTCAGTTTCATCTCAGCACAGTGTTCTCAAAGCAGCACTGTGCATCAGTTAGCTTCAGACCACTGCTCCTTTAACTTCTTTTTGGCTGTAATTGGCCCCTTGCCAGCTGTCTCCGTGGAGTGAGAGGCAGGAAATACTAGAGTGGTCGTATCCAGTGACTGGTGGCTCTCAGTATGTGAGGGGAAGAAAGGATCAGGTTATCACCTATTCCCATGGCAGCAAAGAATCACAAGCTTCCATCTTAAGTCCACCTTAACATCTTGCAATGCAAAAATTTACATTCAGACTTTTCAGAGACTAGCTCGAACCTTGACTGTAAAGTATATGTATTATGCAATGTGTTTATCCCATATGAAGTTTTTTAATTCATCCATCTACATTTTCATGTATAATTGAAGGCCTTGTAAAGAAGGCGAGGGACCTTTTCTCTCAGGTAGAGATGAAAGACAAGTTAACCACACCTTGCATGAGAAAATGCTCagttagcttttttttttcgaTGTGTGCATACCACACCTCATCTGTCCTCACACAGCTGATCTGATCTCTTATCTGAATGAAATTATTCAAAATTAAATATTGTACAAGTAAGCATTCAGACTGTAACAAGCAGTAGTAGGATAGTAATGATCAAGTGTTTAATTAACAGTTTCATGTAATATCATTATGATCTACCGTTATTACAgaaattgtattatttttaaagcatcCTCACTCACTTGATGTGATAGTTAATAGCTTCAGGCATGTAGCATTAGATACTGAGGGCTGAGGCAGACAAGTTCATTCAGTGAAAGTATGCTTCCTGGAAGCGAGGGATCGGTAATGTCAGATGTTTAAGGGGTGGGGCTAGGCTGAGGTGTGGCACTGTGCATCTCGCCCGaccaaggaggaaaaaaaaaaggacacacatacacaaccaaaATGCAGGGACGGGCTCTACCCTCTGTGGGCTTGAAACCCAGGTTGAGCCTTGCATACATATTCTGTTCTCCAGAAACAGGAGTTGAAACTCAGGATTCTGTCCAATGTTCTGTAATGATGATATCATTAGAGCAAGAGCAGTCCAACTATACTGTGCAGACAGGCTCCACACCAGATTCTGCCTGGAGCATCCCTGAAGGGCATGTTAATACAACGGCTGTCAGTACTGGTGCACAGAAGTGCTTTTTGCATGGGAAAGTCACACACAGGTGTGGCTTTGTTGAACAACTGaggaaagtaaaacaaagaagacaaacaTCTTTGCTACCTCACAGTGAACAGTAAATAATCCATTTAGAGGCTGTAGCTTGCTGAAAATGATCAAGTAAAAACAGACACTGCCAAGCACGTAAATCTATAGATATGGATCATTTTCAGTCTACTGCATGGTTCTATTGAGGCAAGATTCCATGATCTCATTAATATGGTTTTGCAGTCATATTCAAAGAGATACCTTTCCCCAAATGACAGTTGACCTAAACTTGGCAAATGATTGTACCTTTCAGGTTCGCTTCCTGGAGCAGCAGAACAAAATGCTAGAGACCAAGTGGAGCCTGCTGCAGGACCAGACCACCACCCGCTCCAACATTGACGCCATGTTCGAGGCCTACATCGCCAACCTGCGCAGACAGCTGGATGGGCTTGGCAATGAGAAGATCAAGCTGGAGGGAGAGCTGAAGAACATGCAGGGCCTGGTGGAGGACTTCAAGAACAAGTGAGTTCATACTAGAGAAGGAAATCAAGTGTGTCACGTCCTCTAATAAATCTACAGTAGTTGATGCTCATAGTCACTTTCCACCAGCTAAATTTTCCTCCACTTTTGTTTGTGATAGATATGAAGATGAAATCAACAAGCGCGCTGCTGTGGAGAATGAGTTTGTGCTCCTCAAGAAGGTGAGAGTAGACTTGCAATTATAAAACCTGTCACTTAACCATGTTGTTAACATTAGTTGAATGAATTATTGCTTTTCCTCTGACCCATCACCAATGCAGATTACATCCTTCTTCTCCACTTACAGGATGTAGATGGCGCCTACATGAACAAAGTTGAGCTGGAGGCCAAGGTTGACGCCCTTCAGGATGAGATTAACTTCCTCAGAAGTGTCTATGAGGCGGTGAGAAAACTGAACCACACCTATTAGGCCTGTTTCTTTGCTCaacatttattaatttacttAAAAATCCTAGACACCACTAAATGCCACCTACAGACACAGATTAACAACATAAACGGGTATT contains:
- the LOC108882673 gene encoding intermediate filament protein ON3; translated protein: MSTMTMRSSKTSFSSSGGGGGFSGSRVSVGGGGGTIRQGSFTSRSSAPSFGRTAISTASSSMRSGIGGSAYGSGLGYGFGSGTSGGFGGGFGGGGAGGAFGGGAGGAFGGGAGGAFGGMGGVIPTITNVQVNQSLLAPLNLEIDPTIQTVRTQEKEQIKTLNNRFASFIDKVRFLEQQNKMLETKWSLLQDQTTTRSNIDAMFEAYIANLRRQLDGLGNEKIKLEGELKNMQGLVEDFKNKYEDEINKRAAVENEFVLLKKDVDGAYMNKVELEAKVDALQDEINFLRSVYEAELRELQGQIKDTSVIVEMDNSRNLDMDAIVAEVKAQYEAIANNTRAEAESWYQQKYQEMQTSAGQAGDDLRNTKTEIAELNRMISRLQNEIEAVKGQRANLEAQIAEAEERGELAVKDAKARIKDLEEALQRAKQDMARQVREYQELMNVKLALDIEIATYKKLLEGEESRIASGGTATIHVQSTSSSFGAGGGGGMGSAAGYGGGMGIGGGMAIGGGSGMSLSMSSGGGYGSGGGYSSGGYSSGGYSSSSMSIRNSRRF